Part of the Ruegeria sp. AD91A genome, TCGCCTCGGTCGCGGGAACGGTGATCAACCGGCTGGAATATGGCGACGTGACCGAGTTCACTCTCGAGACGCCGGGATCGCTGCAATTTTATGTCGAGCTTCCGGCCTTCCTGATCCTGGGCCTGATCTGCGGATTTGTCGCGTTGCTGCTGATGCGGTCGATCTTCTTTGCCGAGGATATCGGCAGCCATATCCAGAACCGTCTGTCAATTCCGGGCTGGCTGCGCCCTGCGGTGTCCGGGGCGATGCTGGGGCTGATGGCAATCTGGTTTCCGCATATCATCGGCGTTGGGTATGAAACCACCATCCGCGCTTTGACCGGTGATCTGGTGCTGACAACGGCAATCCTGTTTGCGGTGACTAAAACGGTTGCGGTTGCCATCACGATGGGGGGGCGCATGGGTGGCGGTGTTTTCTCGCCTTCTCTGATGGTTGGCGCGCTGACCGGGCTGGCCTTCGGGCTGATCGCGACCGGGTTGTTGCCGGACGTTTCGGGCACGCACACGCTTTATGCCTTTGCCGGTATGGGGGCCGTGGCTGCGGCGGTGCTTGGGGCGCCTATCTCGACCACTCTGATCGTCTTTGAGCTGACCGGCGACTGGCAGATCGGCCTTGCGGTTATGGTCAGTGTGTCAATGTCCACGGCGCTGGCCTCACGCCTGGTGGACCGGTCTTTCTTCCTGACCCAGCTGGAACGACGTGATGTCCACCTGGCCGCGGGACCGCAGGCGTATCTGCTGGCAATGCTCCGTGCCGGGGCAGTGATGCGTCCGCTTGGGGATCAACGGTCGATCACGAAGGAAGAGGCACAGGGGCTGATCGAACAGGGCATGTGCATTCAGGCCAGCGCCACGCTGGAAGCCGCCATGCCTTACTTCGATCGTGACGACATCCCCTGCATTCCGGTTATCATTCTGGAAAAAGACGGATCCGAGACACCCGTTGGCGCGCTCTATTACGTCGACGCTCTCAAGGCATATAACAGGGCGCTTGCGGCAACGGCCGCTGAAGAGCATTCCTGAGTTTCACTCACCATACACGCTGGCTGCGTCACCCAGATAATTGTCCCACGCAAACCAGTACGAAATATGCCCGGCGACCCGAGGCAAACGCGCGCCCTCAGGCCCGATCAAAGCCTCTTCCGTGACGGTCCAACCGTTCCCTGCGCTATCCTGCAACCCGCTTTGCGTTGCCCGGAACTCATGAAATTTTCGTTCATAAGCACGCACACTACGCTCTTTGGGATCGCCAATCAGAACCAAAGGTGTCTGGCCGATCGCATCGTTGATCACCGGTTTGCCCTTGAACGCATCCAGAGGCCAGGCGCGGGCGGCGCCAAACTGGCGCACGGCAAAGATGTAATCCTTCTGCCGATTCCGGGACCGATCCACAACAGCCGGGAACATCAGCTCGCTCGAGGCGAAATAGTCGCGATAAACAACGCCCGATCCGTAGTTGCGCCGATGCCCGGTGTTCAGCGACAGAACACGGGTTTTGGGATGCGAGGTCTTCCAGCTGGCCCATGTCGTGATCACCACCGGGCGCTGTTTCAACGTGATGCCGCTGTTCACCAAAGGCCCCACAACAGGCTTGCCGGTATACTGGTTCCACAGCGAATGCGTTTCGCGGTCAAACATCAGC contains:
- a CDS encoding chloride channel protein, whose translation is MTQSTRTVLRNQFNQALAAIKDAWRVMLRRGPSQIQFWFIALAIGIAAGFMALGFRKAIRALQAYLYDTDDILLLHSHAEKLPWFMVLIIPIIGGLIVGVILNWFTNDGRVRSVADVIEGSAITDGRVEVKAGIASFFASLITLSSGGSTGREGPVVHMAGVISTWVSNRIHADGITGRDLLGCAVAAAVSASFNAPIAGALFALEVVLRHFAVHAFAPIVIASVAGTVINRLEYGDVTEFTLETPGSLQFYVELPAFLILGLICGFVALLLMRSIFFAEDIGSHIQNRLSIPGWLRPAVSGAMLGLMAIWFPHIIGVGYETTIRALTGDLVLTTAILFAVTKTVAVAITMGGRMGGGVFSPSLMVGALTGLAFGLIATGLLPDVSGTHTLYAFAGMGAVAAAVLGAPISTTLIVFELTGDWQIGLAVMVSVSMSTALASRLVDRSFFLTQLERRDVHLAAGPQAYLLAMLRAGAVMRPLGDQRSITKEEAQGLIEQGMCIQASATLEAAMPYFDRDDIPCIPVIILEKDGSETPVGALYYVDALKAYNRALAATAAEEHS